A stretch of Amycolatopsis balhimycina FH 1894 DNA encodes these proteins:
- a CDS encoding DinB family protein, whose product MAVNWTKELTDQLDFHWKVHTRPKLEGLTDDEYLWEPVAGCWTVRPRKSDDEPGTGPFTIDFAFPEPAPPPVTTIAWRLGHILVGVLGARIGSHFGGEPIGYDTYPYPGTAAEALSELDKLYAQWVAGVQGLDEEALARPCGPAEGPYAEYPMATLVLHIHREMIHHCAEVLLLRDLYRSR is encoded by the coding sequence ATGGCTGTGAACTGGACGAAGGAACTGACCGACCAGCTCGACTTCCACTGGAAGGTGCACACGCGCCCGAAGCTCGAGGGGCTGACCGACGACGAGTACCTGTGGGAGCCGGTCGCGGGCTGCTGGACCGTGCGTCCGCGGAAGTCGGACGACGAACCCGGGACGGGCCCGTTCACCATCGACTTCGCCTTCCCGGAGCCGGCACCGCCACCGGTGACGACGATCGCCTGGCGGCTCGGCCACATCCTGGTCGGGGTGCTGGGCGCGCGGATCGGGTCCCACTTCGGCGGCGAGCCGATCGGCTACGACACCTACCCTTACCCCGGGACGGCCGCCGAAGCGCTGTCGGAACTCGACAAGCTGTACGCGCAGTGGGTCGCGGGCGTCCAAGGCCTCGACGAGGAAGCCCTGGCGCGGCCGTGCGGACCGGCGGAGGGGCCGTACGCGGAGTACCCGATGGCCACGCTGGTGCTGCACATCCACCGCGAGATGATCCACCACTGCGCCGAGGTCCTACTGCTGCGCGACCTTTACCGGAGCCGGTAG
- the guaA gene encoding glutamine-hydrolyzing GMP synthase, giving the protein MPSPTGPVLVVDFGAQYAQLIARRVREAQIYSEVVPHSASTEEILAKNPAAIILSGGPSSVYAEGAPGMDPKLTEAGVPMFGICYGHQLLASALGGVVEPTGVREFGRTEVRVTGDGGVLHAGLPAHQPAWMSHNDSVTKAPEGSVVTASSDGAVVAGFEDVERRFAGVQYHPEVAHSPHGQEVLRRFLRDIAGIEPQWTTSSIVEEQIKRISDQIGDGRAICGLSGGVDSAVAAALVQRAIGDRLTCVFVDHGLLRAGERTQVEQDFVSATGVNLITIDARERFLDALAGVTDPEQKRKIIGREFIRVFEQAERDLKAQGDYKFLVQGTLYPDVVESGGGEGTANIKSHHNVGGLPDDLQFELVEPLRLLFKDEVRRVGLELGLPETIVQRQPFPGPGLGIRIIGAVDQERLDTLRAADLIAREELTAAGLDRSIWQCPVVLLADVRSVGVQGDGRTYGHPVVLRPVSSEDAMTADWTRLPYDVLERISTRITNEVPEVNRVVLDVTSKPPGTIEWE; this is encoded by the coding sequence GTGCCCAGTCCCACCGGTCCGGTTCTCGTCGTGGACTTCGGGGCGCAGTACGCGCAGCTGATCGCCCGGCGCGTCCGCGAGGCACAGATCTACTCGGAGGTCGTTCCGCACAGCGCGTCCACCGAAGAGATCCTCGCGAAGAACCCCGCGGCGATCATCCTCTCCGGCGGCCCTTCGAGCGTGTACGCCGAAGGCGCGCCGGGTATGGACCCGAAGCTCACCGAAGCCGGCGTGCCGATGTTCGGCATCTGCTACGGCCACCAGCTGCTGGCCAGCGCGCTCGGCGGCGTCGTCGAACCCACCGGCGTCCGCGAGTTCGGCCGCACCGAGGTCCGCGTCACCGGTGACGGCGGTGTCCTGCACGCCGGCCTGCCCGCGCACCAGCCCGCCTGGATGAGCCACAACGACAGCGTCACCAAGGCGCCGGAAGGCTCGGTCGTCACCGCGTCGTCGGATGGCGCCGTGGTCGCCGGCTTCGAAGACGTCGAGCGCCGTTTCGCCGGCGTCCAGTACCACCCGGAGGTCGCGCACTCGCCGCACGGCCAGGAGGTGCTGCGCCGGTTCCTGCGCGACATCGCCGGTATCGAGCCGCAGTGGACGACGTCGTCGATCGTCGAGGAGCAGATCAAGCGGATCAGCGACCAGATCGGCGACGGCCGCGCTATCTGCGGCCTGTCCGGCGGCGTCGACTCCGCCGTGGCGGCGGCGCTGGTCCAGCGCGCCATCGGCGACCGGCTGACCTGCGTGTTCGTCGACCACGGCCTGCTGCGCGCGGGCGAGCGCACCCAGGTCGAGCAGGACTTCGTCTCCGCGACCGGGGTCAACCTCATCACCATCGACGCGCGGGAACGCTTCCTCGACGCGCTGGCCGGCGTCACCGACCCGGAGCAGAAGCGCAAGATCATCGGCCGCGAGTTCATCCGCGTCTTCGAGCAGGCCGAGCGGGACCTGAAAGCCCAGGGTGACTACAAGTTCCTCGTCCAGGGCACGCTGTACCCGGACGTTGTCGAGTCCGGCGGCGGCGAGGGCACGGCCAACATCAAGAGCCACCACAACGTCGGCGGCCTGCCGGACGACCTGCAGTTCGAGCTGGTCGAGCCGCTGCGGCTGCTGTTCAAGGACGAGGTCCGGCGCGTCGGCCTCGAGCTGGGCCTGCCCGAGACGATCGTGCAGCGCCAGCCGTTCCCCGGCCCCGGCCTCGGCATCCGCATCATCGGCGCGGTCGACCAGGAGCGCCTCGACACCTTGCGCGCGGCCGACCTGATCGCCCGCGAGGAGCTGACGGCGGCCGGGCTGGACCGCAGCATCTGGCAGTGCCCGGTGGTGCTGCTGGCCGACGTCCGCAGCGTCGGCGTCCAGGGCGACGGCCGGACCTACGGGCACCCGGTGGTGCTACGGCCGGTGTCGTCGGAGGACGCGATGACCGCGGACTGGACGCGCCTGCCCTACGACGTCCTGGAGCGGATCTCGACCCGCATCACCAACGAGGTGCCGGAGGTCAACCGGGTGGTCCTGGACGTCACGTCCAAGCCGCCGGGCACCATCGAGTGGGAGTGA
- a CDS encoding PspC domain-containing protein, which translates to MSGASETRAPKQSPLNGFEETVKDFWASRPRRPHAGRKLAGVAAAIGYRYGIDPVVVRIALVVTTIFGGFGVPFYLLGWLFLPGESDEVSGFEGLIGRGRSSVSPAFAVVLLVLTVISVGGSFTGSWFDGGGLISFALIAAALYLLHRSRGHENRPAPVTARTSYQDFTGNFTGNGAFTMTDTAEAPSTARGWDPLAADPAGWDLPDAPPVQEPRPTPPPPPSYRAPRRRSKVGSAMFAIAVVTAGAGVLANLNGAGWFSAQHIIGLVLGVVGIGLVTGAFAGGGRGLIGLAVPLSIAGMVLTTAPFQDLDFRGGVGDLRPTLHTVADVKPLYQHAAGDIDLDLSKLPPGAPYSTTVSNGAGNTTITVPETADVTFDCRTGAGDTSCFTQSANGVSQEALTGTDTGTDGVGGQKITLHVSNRVGNVEVQRG; encoded by the coding sequence ATGAGTGGTGCGAGCGAGACACGGGCTCCGAAGCAGAGTCCGTTGAACGGCTTCGAGGAGACCGTCAAGGACTTCTGGGCCAGCCGGCCGCGGCGGCCGCACGCCGGGCGGAAGCTGGCCGGCGTCGCCGCGGCGATCGGGTACCGGTACGGGATCGATCCCGTCGTCGTGCGGATCGCGCTGGTGGTGACCACGATCTTCGGCGGCTTCGGGGTGCCGTTCTACTTACTGGGGTGGCTGTTCCTGCCGGGTGAGAGCGACGAAGTGTCCGGCTTCGAAGGCCTGATCGGGCGCGGCCGGTCGTCGGTGTCGCCCGCGTTCGCCGTCGTGCTGCTGGTGCTCACCGTCATCAGCGTCGGGGGCTCGTTCACCGGCTCCTGGTTCGACGGCGGCGGTCTCATCAGCTTCGCGCTCATCGCCGCCGCGCTCTACCTGCTGCACCGCAGCCGCGGCCACGAGAACCGCCCCGCGCCGGTCACCGCGCGGACGTCGTACCAGGACTTCACCGGAAACTTCACCGGAAACGGAGCCTTCACCATGACCGACACCGCCGAGGCGCCGTCGACGGCACGGGGCTGGGATCCCCTCGCCGCCGACCCGGCCGGCTGGGACCTGCCCGACGCGCCGCCCGTCCAGGAGCCGCGGCCCACGCCGCCGCCTCCCCCGTCGTACCGGGCGCCGCGACGGCGGTCGAAGGTGGGCTCGGCGATGTTCGCGATCGCCGTGGTGACCGCCGGCGCCGGCGTGCTGGCGAACCTCAACGGCGCCGGCTGGTTCTCCGCGCAGCACATCATCGGCCTGGTCCTCGGCGTGGTCGGGATCGGCCTGGTCACCGGCGCGTTCGCCGGCGGCGGGCGCGGCCTGATCGGGCTCGCGGTGCCGCTGTCGATCGCCGGGATGGTGCTGACCACGGCGCCGTTCCAGGACCTCGACTTCCGCGGCGGCGTCGGCGATCTCCGGCCGACCCTGCACACGGTGGCCGACGTGAAGCCGCTCTACCAGCACGCGGCGGGCGACATCGACCTCGACCTGAGCAAGCTGCCCCCCGGGGCGCCCTACTCGACGACCGTGAGCAACGGCGCGGGCAACACCACGATCACCGTGCCGGAGACGGCGGACGTCACCTTCGACTGCCGCACCGGCGCCGGCGACACGTCGTGCTTCACCCAGTCCGCGAACGGCGTCAGCCAGGAAGCGCTGACCGGGACGGACACCGGCACCGACGGCGTCGGCGGCCAGAAGATCACCCTGCACGTGTCGAACAGGGTGGGCAACGTGGAGGTGCAGCGTGGCTGA
- a CDS encoding ATP-binding protein produces MTMDGVQESLDHVTAEQAIPATTAESPPKMFRRRSGRAIAGVAGGLADHLGIPVVWVRTAFALLAALNGAGLLAYGLLWVFVQQQSEEAADAPTPKERQQAFGLVALGVGLAVASGTLTGFISGWVAVPLAVAMIGLAVVWREADESQRRRWRSGAKDGFAGAFLGGGGWSAAIRIVAGVALVITGIGVVVLRSGSLDQVQFALIAVIATLIGVAVLTVPFWLRLVRDLSDERKARIRTDERAEIAAHLHDSVLQTLALIQKQSEQPREVARLARSQERELRGWLYGPNGYGKPAEKVEEATGQLSEALATACGEVEDTFAISVGQVVVGDAELDESLVALVQAAREAIVNAAKHAGVDEVSVYAEVEPTSVTVFVRDRGKGFDPDVVPDDRHGLADSVRGRMTRHGGTCKVRTAPGEGTEVQLAMPVKAGKGAA; encoded by the coding sequence GTGACCATGGACGGCGTGCAGGAGTCCCTCGACCACGTCACCGCCGAGCAGGCGATCCCGGCCACGACGGCCGAGTCGCCGCCGAAGATGTTCCGGCGGCGGTCCGGGCGGGCGATCGCCGGTGTTGCCGGTGGCCTCGCCGATCACCTCGGCATACCGGTCGTCTGGGTGCGGACGGCCTTTGCGCTGCTGGCCGCGCTCAACGGCGCCGGCCTGCTCGCCTACGGCCTCCTCTGGGTCTTCGTCCAGCAGCAGTCCGAAGAGGCCGCCGACGCCCCGACACCGAAGGAACGGCAGCAGGCCTTCGGCCTGGTCGCGCTCGGTGTCGGCCTCGCCGTCGCCAGCGGGACGCTCACCGGGTTCATCAGCGGCTGGGTCGCGGTGCCGCTCGCCGTCGCCATGATCGGTCTCGCGGTCGTCTGGCGGGAGGCCGACGAGTCGCAGCGCCGCCGCTGGCGGTCCGGCGCGAAGGACGGCTTCGCCGGTGCCTTCCTCGGCGGGGGCGGCTGGTCGGCCGCGATCCGGATCGTCGCCGGCGTCGCGCTGGTGATCACCGGCATCGGGGTCGTCGTGCTCCGCAGCGGCAGCCTCGACCAGGTCCAGTTCGCGCTCATCGCCGTCATCGCCACGCTCATCGGCGTCGCCGTGCTGACCGTGCCGTTCTGGCTGCGGCTGGTCCGCGACCTCTCCGACGAGCGCAAGGCCCGCATCCGCACCGACGAACGCGCCGAGATCGCCGCCCACCTGCACGACTCCGTGCTGCAGACCCTCGCGCTCATCCAGAAGCAGAGCGAGCAGCCGCGTGAGGTCGCGCGGCTGGCCCGCAGCCAGGAACGCGAGCTGCGCGGCTGGCTCTACGGCCCGAACGGCTACGGCAAGCCGGCCGAGAAGGTCGAGGAAGCGACCGGGCAGCTGTCCGAGGCACTCGCCACGGCGTGCGGCGAGGTCGAGGACACCTTCGCGATCTCCGTCGGCCAGGTCGTCGTCGGCGACGCCGAGCTGGACGAGTCGCTGGTGGCGCTCGTCCAGGCCGCCCGGGAGGCGATCGTCAACGCCGCGAAGCACGCCGGTGTCGACGAAGTCAGCGTTTACGCCGAGGTCGAGCCGACGTCGGTCACGGTGTTCGTGCGCGACCGCGGCAAGGGCTTCGACCCCGACGTCGTCCCGGACGACCGCCACGGGCTCGCCGACTCGGTCCGCGGCCGGATGACCCGGCACGGCGGCACGTGCAAGGTGCGGACCGCGCCGGGGGAAGGCACCGAAGTACAGCTCGCCATGCCGGTGAAAGCGGGCAAGGGCGCCGCGTGA
- a CDS encoding response regulator produces the protein MTDSQREPVKVFLVDDHALFRAGVRTELDSITDEVRVVGEAGSVAEAVAGIARTKPQVVLLDVHMPDGGGAEVLRRVRPELPDTVFLALSVSDAAEDVIAVIRAGARGYVTKTISSKELVRAVVRVADGDAVFSPRLAGFVLDAFADRPGSAPINDPELDLLTPRERDVLRLLARGYAYKEIASELFISVKTVETHVSSVLRKTQLSNRYELSRWASDRRLV, from the coding sequence GTGACTGACAGCCAGCGGGAACCGGTCAAGGTGTTCCTCGTCGACGACCACGCGCTGTTCCGCGCGGGGGTGCGCACCGAGCTCGATTCGATCACCGACGAGGTCCGCGTGGTCGGCGAGGCCGGTTCGGTCGCCGAGGCCGTCGCCGGGATCGCCCGGACGAAGCCGCAGGTCGTGCTGCTCGACGTGCACATGCCCGACGGCGGCGGCGCCGAGGTGCTGCGCCGGGTCCGCCCGGAGCTGCCGGACACCGTCTTCCTGGCCCTGTCGGTCTCCGACGCGGCCGAGGACGTCATCGCGGTCATCCGCGCCGGCGCCCGCGGGTACGTCACGAAGACGATCTCGTCGAAGGAGCTGGTCCGCGCGGTGGTCCGGGTCGCGGACGGCGACGCGGTGTTCTCGCCGCGGCTGGCCGGGTTCGTGCTGGACGCGTTCGCCGACCGCCCGGGCTCGGCGCCGATCAACGACCCCGAGCTGGACCTGCTGACCCCGCGCGAGCGCGACGTCCTGCGGCTGCTGGCCCGCGGCTACGCGTACAAGGAGATCGCGTCGGAGCTGTTCATCTCGGTGAAGACGGTCGAGACGCACGTCTCGAGCGTCCTGCGGAAGACCCAGCTGTCGAACCGCTACGAGCTCTCCCGCTGGGCCTCCGACCGCCGCTTGGTCTAG
- a CDS encoding DMT family transporter, translating to MGETKTLLRIGALALMWGSSFFWIKLGLGMFSPVQLVLARLVLGAAMLLVLCRLHRARLPRGRRMWGHLAVAAFFHNALPFLLFAIGETTVDSGITGVLNSTTPLWVLLAAPLMGTSPRMTGTRLAGLLAGLGGILLIFAPWQASGLLSWGALACLAAAASYGFAFVYEGKYLSDPSLSPYATSAGQMLLASGFLVLALPAGGFTPVHVSAGPVLAVLVLGIGSTGIAFALNYQLLASEGAVAASVVGYLLPVVSVLLGTVFLGEQLTLRVIAGMVVVLGGVALTRLQKPVAAPVPLLAEERV from the coding sequence GTGGGCGAGACGAAGACCCTGCTGAGGATCGGTGCGCTGGCGCTGATGTGGGGCTCGAGCTTCTTCTGGATCAAGCTGGGACTGGGGATGTTCTCGCCGGTGCAGCTGGTGCTGGCGCGGCTCGTGCTCGGCGCGGCCATGTTGCTCGTGCTGTGCCGCCTGCACCGGGCACGGCTGCCGCGCGGACGGCGGATGTGGGGACACCTGGCCGTCGCGGCGTTCTTCCACAACGCGCTGCCGTTCCTGTTGTTCGCCATCGGCGAGACGACCGTCGACTCGGGGATCACCGGCGTGCTCAACTCGACGACGCCGCTGTGGGTGCTCCTGGCCGCGCCGCTGATGGGGACGTCGCCGCGGATGACCGGGACGCGGTTGGCCGGGCTGCTGGCCGGGCTCGGCGGCATCCTGCTGATCTTCGCGCCGTGGCAGGCGTCGGGCCTGCTCAGCTGGGGCGCGCTGGCCTGCCTGGCCGCGGCGGCGAGCTACGGCTTCGCGTTCGTCTACGAGGGCAAGTACCTGTCGGACCCTTCGTTGTCGCCATACGCGACTTCGGCCGGGCAGATGCTGCTGGCCAGCGGGTTTCTCGTGCTGGCGCTGCCCGCGGGCGGGTTCACTCCGGTGCACGTTTCCGCCGGGCCGGTGCTCGCGGTGCTGGTGCTCGGCATCGGGTCGACGGGGATCGCGTTCGCGCTGAACTACCAGCTGCTGGCGAGCGAAGGCGCGGTCGCCGCGTCCGTCGTCGGCTACCTGCTGCCGGTGGTGTCGGTGCTGCTGGGCACGGTGTTCCTGGGCGAGCAGCTCACCCTGCGGGTGATCGCGGGCATGGTGGTCGTCCTGGGCGGCGTCGCGCTGACCCGGCTCCAGAAGCCGGTCGCAGCGCCGGTGCCGCTCCTGGCGGAGGAGCGCGTCTAG
- a CDS encoding LysR family transcriptional regulator, with amino-acid sequence MLDVRRMQVLRAVITSGSITAAARNLGYTPSAISQQLSALEREAGTELLERVGRGVRATPAGSLLSEHAETLSTELARAEAALTELKEGRIGRVSIRYFATAGASLVPPAIAAVRREHPGVHLDLKLVEPDDPMAAVEAGHADVAITVYPRRTPPAKGVELVHLLDDPYRAVLPKTHPLARKRVLDLTEFAEEPWVGVDGMPGICRDILDSACASAGFTPNIVVESEDYQTAQGFVAAGIGVGLIPELGLGAQHPGVVVRRIRNPEPVRAIHAAVASRSASHPAVRTLLAAMRAASVKVA; translated from the coding sequence ATGCTCGACGTCCGCCGCATGCAGGTCCTCCGCGCCGTGATCACCAGCGGGTCGATCACCGCCGCGGCCCGCAACCTGGGCTACACGCCCTCCGCGATCAGCCAGCAGCTGTCGGCGCTGGAACGCGAGGCCGGCACCGAACTGCTCGAACGCGTCGGGCGCGGCGTCCGGGCGACCCCGGCGGGCTCGCTGCTGTCCGAGCACGCCGAGACGCTGAGCACCGAGCTCGCCCGGGCCGAGGCGGCGCTGACCGAGCTCAAGGAGGGCCGCATCGGCCGCGTCTCCATCCGCTACTTCGCGACCGCGGGCGCGTCCCTGGTCCCGCCCGCCATCGCCGCCGTCCGCCGCGAGCACCCCGGTGTGCACCTCGACCTCAAGCTCGTCGAACCCGACGACCCGATGGCGGCCGTCGAGGCGGGCCACGCCGACGTCGCGATCACCGTCTACCCCCGCCGGACCCCGCCCGCCAAGGGCGTCGAGCTGGTGCACCTGCTCGACGACCCGTACCGGGCCGTGCTGCCGAAGACCCACCCGCTGGCCCGCAAGCGCGTGCTGGACCTGACGGAGTTCGCCGAAGAGCCGTGGGTCGGCGTGGACGGCATGCCCGGGATCTGCCGCGACATCCTGGACAGCGCCTGCGCGTCCGCCGGGTTCACGCCGAACATCGTCGTGGAGTCCGAGGACTACCAGACGGCACAGGGGTTCGTCGCCGCCGGCATCGGCGTCGGCCTCATCCCGGAGCTCGGGCTCGGCGCCCAGCACCCCGGAGTGGTCGTCCGGCGGATCCGCAACCCGGAGCCGGTCCGCGCGATCCACGCCGCGGTCGCCTCGCGGTCCGCGAGCCACCCGGCCGTCCGCACGCTGCTGGCGGCGATGCGCGCGGCGAGCGTCAAAGTGGCCTAG
- a CDS encoding serine/threonine-protein kinase gives MSSEGTIVGGRFRLDQPIGRGRAGIVWLAFDTRLFRTVAMKRMYLPVGAGERAEQARAAAMQEGKDAARIEHPSAIKVFDVLPDGQDVWLVMEYIPSRSMATFLAEHGRLTPDQAALLGIQLGNALAAIHAAGFVHRTLEPGTVLLADDGGVKLTDIGISGGGPSPAYVAPEVARGLPGTPAADVFSLGATLYTSVEGVPPFGDDGQSSERPPQNAGVLTEALRKMLRSDPTTRPTMADTVRSLKAITEGRETAFIPPTAPGMPPPPPPPAPPFNPGLAAAGPPVPQPLPPMPPSAPQFQQQIPVAPPAPGYSSAEETQRMQPVPPPQAIPPHQATPPHQATQYAPAPAAPARPAEAWNLPVSKKALITVAAILAAVLVGILVSELFFV, from the coding sequence TTGAGTTCTGAAGGCACCATCGTCGGCGGCCGGTTCCGGCTGGACCAGCCGATCGGCCGCGGCCGCGCGGGCATCGTGTGGCTGGCGTTCGACACGCGGCTGTTCCGCACCGTCGCGATGAAGCGGATGTACCTGCCGGTCGGGGCCGGGGAGCGCGCCGAGCAGGCGCGCGCGGCCGCCATGCAGGAGGGCAAGGACGCGGCGCGGATCGAGCACCCGAGCGCGATCAAGGTGTTCGACGTGCTGCCGGACGGCCAGGACGTCTGGCTGGTGATGGAGTACATCCCGTCGCGCAGCATGGCGACCTTCCTCGCCGAGCACGGCAGGCTCACCCCTGACCAGGCGGCGCTGCTGGGCATCCAGCTCGGGAACGCCCTCGCCGCGATCCACGCGGCCGGGTTCGTCCACCGCACCCTCGAGCCGGGCACGGTGCTCCTGGCCGACGACGGCGGCGTGAAGCTCACCGACATCGGCATCAGCGGCGGCGGCCCGAGCCCGGCGTACGTGGCGCCAGAGGTCGCGCGCGGGCTGCCGGGCACGCCGGCCGCCGACGTCTTCTCCCTCGGCGCGACGCTCTACACCTCGGTGGAGGGCGTGCCGCCGTTCGGGGACGACGGCCAGTCGTCCGAACGGCCGCCGCAGAACGCGGGCGTCCTCACCGAAGCGCTGCGCAAGATGCTGCGCTCGGATCCGACGACCCGGCCGACGATGGCGGACACCGTCCGCTCGCTGAAGGCGATCACCGAGGGCCGTGAAACGGCGTTCATTCCGCCGACCGCGCCCGGGATGCCGCCGCCCCCACCCCCGCCGGCGCCGCCGTTCAACCCGGGGCTGGCGGCCGCGGGGCCGCCGGTGCCGCAGCCGCTTCCGCCGATGCCGCCGTCGGCTCCGCAGTTCCAGCAGCAGATCCCGGTCGCCCCGCCCGCACCCGGTTACTCCTCGGCCGAGGAGACCCAGCGGATGCAGCCGGTTCCGCCGCCGCAGGCAATTCCGCCGCACCAAGCAACTCCGCCGCACCAGGCAACGCAGTACGCGCCGGCGCCGGCCGCCCCGGCCCGGCCGGCCGAGGCGTGGAACCTGCCGGTGTCGAAGAAGGCGCTGATCACCGTGGCCGCGATCCTCGCGGCGGTGCTGGTCGGCATCCTTGTTTCGGAACTGTTCTTCGTCTAG
- a CDS encoding serine/threonine-protein kinase, with translation MSDEGRLVAGRYRIVGRIGTGAMGAVWQAQDEVLGRTVAIKQLLLQPHLDEHDKEDARQRTMREGRIAARLHHPNAISVFDVVTDDNGQPCLIMEYLNSTSLATVLQERRTLPPTEVARIGAQVAAALREAHAVGIVHRDIKPGNILLGGNGVVKITDFGISRAKDDVTVTKTGMIAGTPAYLAPEVAIGGEPGPESDIFSLGSTLYAACEGQPPFGLSENTLSLLHAVAAGQINPPRQSGPLASVLAVLLHPDVEHRPTAEECEELLAAVARGETPLGGPAEETMLAPSAGVLGAAAVADPNATQMFDEVPAGHSGTLLGDAAPTQAVPYYDEDDYPEATGYPEDDYDRYDRYPADNQHGGVPPGLAATRAVPVPPHEQGPYADDQYDDYDDYDDEPAPPPPPRQRPQTSPADDDDEKPGAWKRPAILGGIVVVGLVALVVWLLSPNNPAAPAATVPSTKPSPAATSETLPSTTDLPTSTVDLPSTKPTTSKRTTTPRSTEDTPTPTKPSTKATTSTSETPPSPTTTPPTATPTTTTP, from the coding sequence GTGAGCGACGAGGGTCGTCTGGTCGCCGGTCGATATCGCATCGTCGGCCGGATCGGCACGGGCGCGATGGGGGCCGTCTGGCAGGCGCAGGACGAGGTCCTGGGCCGCACCGTGGCCATCAAGCAGCTCCTGCTCCAGCCGCACCTGGACGAGCACGACAAAGAGGACGCCCGGCAGCGGACGATGCGCGAAGGCCGGATCGCGGCCCGGCTGCACCACCCGAACGCGATCTCGGTCTTCGACGTCGTCACCGACGACAACGGCCAGCCCTGCCTGATCATGGAGTACCTCAACTCCACCAGCCTGGCCACCGTGCTGCAGGAACGCCGCACGCTGCCGCCGACCGAGGTGGCGCGCATCGGCGCCCAGGTCGCCGCGGCGCTGCGCGAGGCGCACGCGGTCGGCATCGTGCACCGCGACATCAAGCCGGGCAACATCCTCCTCGGCGGCAACGGCGTCGTGAAGATCACCGACTTCGGCATCTCCCGTGCCAAGGACGACGTCACGGTCACCAAGACCGGGATGATCGCCGGCACGCCCGCCTACCTGGCCCCCGAGGTCGCGATCGGCGGCGAGCCCGGGCCGGAGTCCGACATCTTCTCCCTCGGCTCGACGCTGTACGCGGCCTGCGAGGGCCAGCCGCCGTTCGGGTTGTCCGAGAACACGCTCAGCCTGCTGCACGCGGTCGCGGCCGGGCAGATCAACCCGCCGCGCCAGTCCGGACCGCTGGCCAGCGTGCTGGCCGTGCTGCTGCACCCGGACGTCGAGCACCGGCCGACCGCCGAGGAGTGCGAAGAGCTGCTCGCCGCCGTCGCGCGCGGTGAGACGCCGCTCGGCGGCCCGGCGGAGGAGACCATGCTGGCGCCGTCCGCCGGTGTCCTCGGCGCGGCCGCCGTCGCCGACCCGAACGCGACCCAGATGTTCGACGAGGTCCCCGCCGGTCACTCGGGCACGCTGCTCGGCGACGCGGCGCCGACCCAGGCCGTGCCGTACTACGACGAGGACGACTACCCGGAAGCCACCGGCTACCCGGAGGACGACTACGACAGGTACGACCGCTACCCGGCGGACAACCAGCACGGGGGCGTGCCGCCCGGGCTGGCCGCGACCCGCGCCGTCCCGGTGCCGCCGCACGAGCAGGGCCCGTACGCGGACGACCAGTACGACGACTACGACGATTACGACGACGAGCCGGCCCCGCCGCCCCCGCCCCGGCAGCGCCCGCAGACCAGCCCCGCCGACGATGACGACGAGAAGCCCGGCGCGTGGAAGCGCCCGGCGATCCTCGGCGGCATCGTGGTCGTGGGCCTGGTCGCGCTCGTCGTCTGGCTGCTGAGCCCGAACAACCCGGCGGCACCGGCGGCGACGGTGCCGAGCACCAAGCCGTCACCGGCGGCGACGTCGGAAACGCTCCCGTCGACGACGGATCTGCCCACCTCCACGGTGGATCTGCCGTCGACGAAGCCGACCACGTCGAAGCGCACGACCACGCCGCGGAGCACCGAAGACACACCGACGCCGACCAAGCCCAGCACGAAGGCCACGACGTCGACTTCCGAAACGCCGCCGTCGCCCACCACCACTCCGCCTACCGCAACACCGACAACCACCACGCCGTGA
- a CDS encoding chorismate mutase, with amino-acid sequence MNAKTTNADGQPAEETPAGDDIASLRQEIDWLDKEILRLVKRRVAVSKTIGAARMAAGGTRIVYNREMDVLARYRELGPEGRQLAMALLNLGRGRLGR; translated from the coding sequence ATGAACGCGAAAACGACCAACGCCGACGGCCAGCCCGCCGAGGAAACCCCCGCCGGTGACGACATCGCGTCGCTCCGGCAGGAGATCGACTGGCTGGACAAGGAGATCCTCCGGCTCGTGAAACGCAGGGTCGCGGTGTCCAAGACGATCGGCGCCGCGCGGATGGCCGCCGGCGGCACGCGCATCGTCTACAACCGCGAGATGGACGTGCTCGCGCGCTACCGCGAACTCGGCCCGGAAGGCCGTCAGCTGGCCATGGCGCTGCTGAACCTCGGACGCGGGCGGCTCGGCCGGTAA
- a CDS encoding DUF1707 SHOCT-like domain-containing protein gives METTHTARVRAADADRERVATVVQTAGSEGRLTLDEVEERLTRVYAARFTDDLTELTADLPRPAPPRPGFPLTRDALRRHPALRVHLAVVVAVAVLVIVRWAVLGAGFFWPAFPLFWLAVSVLVHARARSFRERAGAAVPY, from the coding sequence ATGGAAACCACCCACACCGCCCGTGTCCGGGCCGCCGACGCCGACCGCGAGCGCGTCGCCACCGTTGTCCAGACCGCCGGTTCCGAAGGCCGGCTCACCCTCGACGAGGTCGAAGAGCGCCTCACCCGCGTCTACGCCGCCCGGTTCACCGACGACCTGACGGAGCTCACCGCCGACCTGCCGCGGCCCGCGCCGCCGCGGCCCGGTTTCCCGCTCACCCGGGATGCCCTGCGGCGGCACCCCGCGCTGCGCGTCCACCTCGCCGTGGTGGTCGCGGTCGCGGTGCTGGTGATCGTCCGCTGGGCGGTGCTGGGCGCGGGATTCTTCTGGCCGGCGTTCCCGTTGTTCTGGCTCGCGGTGAGCGTCCTGGTGCACGCCAGGGCCCGCTCGTTCCGGGAGCGCGCCGGCGCCGCTGTGCCATACTGA